One genomic region from Desulfobulbaceae bacterium encodes:
- a CDS encoding type II toxin-antitoxin system Phd/YefM family antitoxin produces the protein MDIILSSMTVSVTELKRNFAEILKQADDCPVAVLNHNRPEAYLLPAAHYERLITYLEELEDAKLVRERADGPFVEVSLDEL, from the coding sequence ATGGACATAATCCTTAGCAGCATGACTGTGAGCGTCACTGAACTGAAACGGAACTTCGCGGAGATCCTCAAGCAAGCCGATGATTGCCCGGTGGCGGTGCTTAATCATAACCGACCTGAAGCCTATTTGTTACCAGCGGCTCACTATGAAAGGCTGATAACTTACCTTGAAGAACTGGAGGACGCCAAACTTGTCCGTGAGCGTGCCGATGGTCCTTTTGTCGAGGTGAGTCTCGATGAGCTATAA
- a CDS encoding type II toxin-antitoxin system RelE/ParE family toxin: MSYKLRFHELALEEWHKLDGSIREPLKKKLAERLENPRVPSAALSGMTDCYRIKLRSVGYRLVYRVDEEIVFVTVIAVGKRDKQKVYETAQSRL; encoded by the coding sequence ATGAGCTATAAGCTACGTTTTCACGAACTGGCGCTGGAAGAGTGGCACAAACTTGATGGCAGTATCAGGGAACCGCTGAAGAAGAAACTAGCAGAGCGTCTCGAAAATCCGCGAGTACCCTCTGCCGCACTTTCTGGCATGACCGACTGTTACAGGATTAAGCTCAGAAGCGTTGGCTACCGTCTGGTTTATCGTGTTGATGAAGAGATTGTTTTCGTTACGGTTATCGCCGTCGGTAAGCGGGATAAGCAGAAAGTTTATGAGACGGCTCAGTCACGATTGTGA
- a CDS encoding autotransporter outer membrane beta-barrel domain-containing protein, giving the protein MAHSFMNKPQTQEYSMFKKSIFSFAVLAIPMAFPVVSLASHHDLIHEEDTSNDVASTERTAISVQRVTAGAAGQLINMRFNPLFNLKDFPSPGSSSAAILPQGFISLAAGEQTMGVSTWANLGYNKIEDDFVLTAYDGSSTTGAIGADYQLNSKLTAGISLNFSDTDIDTVFNSGNSQTDGFTFMPYANFKVNDWLSVDVSAGHAWNETKNRRIEFGSLVTGSQDSDGWIVAGNLNAQKWFNQMFASARAGLMYNQDERSSFTESNGTVNLGQTNELVQANIGGSIGYWAAPFMPSLSLTYTNDLDREDQFILGGGAQPANDNDGLTVGLGCSFYGSEKIQGLSMTLSLTSELLREDLTNNGISFNMRYGF; this is encoded by the coding sequence ATGGCACATAGTTTCATGAATAAACCTCAAACCCAGGAGTACTCAATGTTCAAAAAGTCAATCTTCTCCTTTGCAGTCCTTGCAATCCCTATGGCATTTCCTGTCGTGAGTCTAGCCTCCCACCACGATTTAATTCATGAGGAGGACACATCCAATGACGTTGCCAGCACAGAAAGAACCGCTATTTCGGTTCAAAGGGTAACAGCCGGAGCGGCAGGCCAACTAATCAACATGCGGTTCAATCCGCTGTTTAACCTGAAAGATTTTCCATCTCCCGGTTCCAGCTCCGCTGCAATACTTCCACAAGGTTTTATCAGCCTGGCCGCCGGAGAGCAAACCATGGGTGTTTCGACCTGGGCCAACCTAGGCTACAATAAAATCGAAGATGACTTTGTACTGACTGCTTATGATGGATCCTCAACCACAGGCGCGATCGGAGCAGATTACCAGCTAAACTCAAAGCTTACAGCAGGTATTTCACTGAACTTTTCTGACACGGATATTGACACCGTTTTCAACAGTGGTAACAGCCAGACTGATGGATTTACATTTATGCCCTATGCCAATTTTAAGGTGAACGACTGGCTGAGTGTTGATGTGTCGGCTGGACATGCCTGGAATGAAACAAAAAACCGTCGCATTGAATTCGGTTCTCTCGTTACCGGCAGCCAGGATTCTGATGGGTGGATCGTGGCGGGGAACCTCAACGCGCAAAAATGGTTCAATCAAATGTTTGCCTCTGCAAGGGCAGGCTTGATGTATAATCAGGATGAACGTTCAAGCTTTACCGAAAGTAACGGTACCGTCAATCTTGGGCAAACTAACGAGTTGGTACAGGCAAATATCGGCGGGTCCATCGGATATTGGGCCGCACCATTTATGCCGTCACTATCACTTACCTACACCAATGATCTTGACCGCGAGGATCAATTTATTCTCGGCGGCGGAGCACAACCGGCTAATGATAATGATGGGCTGACTGTCGGTCTGGGATGCTCCTTTTATGGATCAGAAAAAATACAGGGACTGTCCATGACGCTTTCCCTAACATCTGAACTTTTGCGAGAAGATTTGACAAACAACGGAATCTCTTTCAACATGCGTTATGGGTTTTGA